CACCGAGAGGCGCCCGGCGCCGACATCGCGCGCCGCGTCCACCGATTGCGTGGAGACGCCGCCCAGGCCCGAGAGCAGGATCAGCACGGTGAGCGGAATATGGTCCCAGACGAGGCCGATCACGGGCCCCCAGGGGGTGAGATAGGGTGATCGGATCTTGGGGAGACCGACCGCATTGAGCATGATGTCGACAGTGCCGTTCGGGCCGATGGTGCGGATGAACGCGTAGGCCAGGATGATCGAGGGCACGAACATCGGAAAAATGGCAAGGCCCTGCACGTAGGCAGGGAGCGCGCCCTTGGCGAAGCGCAGGTAGATGGCGATGGGCAGGCAGATCAGGAGGAGCAGCGCCGCGGTCACCACCGTGGTCCAGAGCGTGACGTAGAGATTATCGAGGCTGTATTTGTCGGAAAAGAAGAATGCATAGGATTCCAGCGAGAACCGCCGCCCTCCGTCAGCGTCTTGCAGCCAGAACGTGCCGA
The sequence above is a segment of the Paradevosia shaoguanensis genome. Coding sequences within it:
- a CDS encoding ABC transporter permease; protein product: MVWLIMWPIISAIIGTFWLQDADGGRRFSLESYAFFFSDKYSLDNLYVTLWTTVVTAALLLLICLPIAIYLRFAKGALPAYVQGLAIFPMFVPSIILAYAFIRTIGPNGTVDIMLNAVGLPKIRSPYLTPWGPVIGLVWDHIPLTVLILLSGLGGVSTQSVDAARDVGAGRLSVFWYIILPRIGNSILVALSFAVLGIFSAFTLPYVLGPAAPEMMGPFMQRTFRDVGDPLAATTQAVIAFCFCILFGIFYVRSVAKNRGGAN